One window from the genome of Haladaptatus paucihalophilus DX253 encodes:
- the pyrI gene encoding aspartate carbamoyltransferase regulatory subunit, whose protein sequence is MSDHELRVSKIRNGTVIDHIRAGQALNVLAILGIDGSDGEEVSVGMNVPSDRMGRKDIVKVEGKELSQNEVDVLSLIAPDASINIIREYEVAEKHRLERPEYVVGILSCPNSNCISTEDEPVDSKFEVLSDGVRCEYCETIIRDDLAAHISVK, encoded by the coding sequence ATGAGCGACCACGAACTCCGCGTCAGCAAGATTCGAAACGGCACCGTTATCGACCACATTCGCGCCGGGCAGGCGCTCAACGTCCTCGCAATCCTCGGCATCGACGGAAGCGACGGCGAGGAAGTGAGCGTCGGCATGAACGTACCCAGCGACCGGATGGGCCGAAAGGACATCGTGAAAGTCGAGGGAAAGGAGTTGAGTCAGAACGAGGTGGACGTCCTCTCGCTCATCGCCCCCGACGCGAGCATCAACATCATTCGGGAGTATGAAGTGGCAGAAAAGCATCGCTTGGAGCGCCCCGAGTACGTCGTCGGCATCCTCTCCTGTCCGAATAGCAACTGCATCTCGACGGAGGACGAACCCGTCGATTCGAAGTTCGAGGTGCTCTCCGATGGCGTCCGCTGTGAGTACTGCGAAACCATCATCCGCGACGACCTCGCCGCACATATCAGCGTGAAGTGA
- the pyrB gene encoding aspartate carbamoyltransferase, whose product MRHDHLIDTKQLSRQDIEDVLDRAAEIDADPAAFGDRHAGKLLGLLFYEPSTRTKMSFETSIKRLGGDIVDMGSVESSSVKKGESLADTTRVIEGYADALVLRHPSQGAAKMVSEFVDVPLLNAGDGAGHHPTQTLLDLYTIRENAGLDDLTIGIMGDLKYGRTVHSLAHALTNFDTRQHFISPGSLKLPRSVRYDLHEAGANVREHTDIEDVLPNLDVLYVTRIQRERFPDENEYRAVAGDYRIDLETLEGARDDLTIMHPLPRVDEIAPEVDETDHAKYFEQAHNGIPVRMALLDSMLEDQ is encoded by the coding sequence ATGCGGCACGACCACCTCATCGACACGAAACAACTTTCGCGGCAGGATATCGAGGACGTCCTCGACCGCGCCGCCGAAATCGACGCCGACCCGGCGGCGTTCGGGGACCGACACGCGGGAAAACTCCTCGGGTTGCTGTTTTACGAACCGAGCACGCGCACGAAGATGAGCTTCGAGACGTCGATCAAACGTCTCGGCGGCGACATCGTGGACATGGGTTCCGTCGAATCATCGAGCGTGAAGAAGGGAGAGAGCCTCGCCGACACGACTCGCGTCATCGAGGGCTACGCCGACGCGCTCGTGTTGCGCCACCCGAGCCAAGGTGCGGCGAAGATGGTGAGCGAGTTCGTCGATGTCCCCCTCCTCAACGCCGGGGACGGGGCAGGCCATCACCCGACACAGACGCTCCTCGACCTCTATACGATTCGGGAGAACGCGGGACTGGACGACCTCACCATCGGCATCATGGGCGACCTGAAGTACGGACGGACGGTCCACTCGCTCGCCCACGCGTTGACCAACTTCGACACCCGCCAGCACTTCATCAGTCCCGGAAGCCTCAAACTCCCGCGAAGCGTTCGCTACGACCTCCACGAAGCGGGTGCGAACGTCCGCGAACACACCGACATCGAGGACGTGCTTCCGAACCTGGACGTGCTCTACGTCACGCGCATCCAGCGCGAGCGCTTCCCCGACGAGAACGAGTACCGCGCCGTCGCGGGCGACTACCGTATCGACCTCGAAACGCTCGAAGGCGCGCGGGATGATTTGACCATCATGCATCCGCTTCCCCGCGTCGACGAAATCGCGCCCGAGGTGGACGAGACGGACCACGCGAAGTACTTCGAACAGGCACACAACGGCATTCCAGTGCGTATGGCACTGCTCGACTCCATGCTGGAGGACCAATGA
- a CDS encoding nucleotide-binding protein: MLAIAGGKGGCGKTTTTLGLAGALGRMRRSVLAADADVDMPDLHHLANVDGTPNLSAVANGEAVEIATHPPPTLSGVEVVPAPQSMGDSVHLPSALSRLADAADHVLVDCPAGAGPDAATPLRLADHVLLVTTTDPACLRDTAKTAAMARALGTTIVGVALTRTENPPTGIERLLGGPVLASIPDGGVAVLSDESVRRAYDCLASALLTKHL; encoded by the coding sequence ATGCTCGCCATCGCCGGTGGAAAAGGAGGCTGTGGAAAGACGACGACGACGCTCGGACTCGCTGGTGCGCTCGGCCGGATGCGCCGGTCAGTCCTCGCCGCGGACGCCGACGTGGACATGCCCGACCTCCATCACCTCGCCAACGTGGACGGGACGCCGAACCTCTCCGCCGTCGCAAACGGCGAGGCGGTCGAAATCGCCACGCACCCACCGCCGACGCTCTCCGGCGTCGAAGTAGTTCCCGCGCCACAATCGATGGGCGACTCCGTTCACCTCCCGAGCGCGCTCTCCCGTCTCGCCGACGCCGCCGACCACGTTCTCGTTGACTGCCCGGCGGGAGCGGGACCGGACGCGGCGACGCCGCTTCGCCTCGCGGACCACGTTCTGCTGGTGACGACGACCGACCCGGCCTGCCTCCGTGACACGGCCAAAACCGCCGCGATGGCCCGTGCACTCGGGACGACTATCGTCGGGGTCGCCCTCACCCGAACGGAGAACCCGCCAACAGGAATCGAGCGCCTCCTCGGCGGTCCCGTTCTTGCCTCGATTCCCGACGGCGGCGTCGCCGTCCTCTCGGACGAATCGGTTCGGCGGGCGTACGACTGTCTCGCGTCGGCACTCCTGACAAAACACTTATGA
- a CDS encoding RAD55 family ATPase: MVSRLSTGIPVLDRKLDGGIPPGSTVALCAPPASQAELLLTEFTASRPTLYLTTDRDEETVSAGFRRESSRRTPEVRYIPGDAPLDHARRLFQRLRSDSTLIIDPMNLLEREDPTRYRNFLHDLQSHLRGTDSLAILHCLDGRWVPDQRDITEHAVDVVFQLNTEISGDRVENRLAVPKFRGGRALPETIKLELTESVAIDTSRDIA; this comes from the coding sequence ATGGTATCGCGGCTTTCGACCGGAATTCCGGTGCTCGACCGGAAACTCGACGGGGGTATCCCGCCCGGGAGCACCGTCGCGCTCTGTGCACCTCCGGCCAGTCAGGCAGAACTCCTGTTGACCGAGTTCACCGCCAGTCGCCCCACGTTGTACCTGACGACCGACCGCGACGAGGAGACGGTGAGTGCCGGATTTCGACGCGAATCCAGCCGTCGGACGCCGGAAGTCAGATACATACCGGGTGATGCACCGCTGGACCACGCGCGACGACTGTTCCAGCGGCTCCGGAGCGATTCGACGCTCATCATCGACCCGATGAACCTACTGGAGCGGGAGGACCCGACTCGGTATCGGAACTTCCTCCACGACCTGCAGTCCCACCTCCGCGGAACGGACAGCCTCGCAATCCTCCACTGTCTCGACGGACGGTGGGTTCCCGACCAGCGGGACATCACGGAACACGCCGTCGATGTGGTGTTTCAACTCAACACCGAAATTTCGGGCGACCGCGTCGAAAATCGACTCGCCGTGCCGAAGTTCCGCGGCGGACGGGCGCTTCCCGAAACCATCAAACTCGAACTCACAGAGTCGGTGGCAATCGACACCAGTCGGGATATCGCGTGA